The DNA segment ACTGCCTCCAACAGCGGGTCCGCGCCGCCCATCGCTTCGCCGCCGAGGCCATGGCGCGGGCGGGTGTCCCGGCCTCCCCGCAACGCATCTTCCGCCTGCGCATGAAGGGGTATCGCATCGATCCCCAGCTGAGCCACGTGGACCGGTTCGTCTGCGAGCAGCTCGGGGTGAAAGACATTCAGGGAATCAGCCGCCTGGCGCGGGAGGCTTTCTTCTCGTGTCCGGTGGGCAAGCTCAGGCTCTTCCGCGGCTCGCGCCGGGTGCTGCGCGAGCTGCATCGCTGCGGCGTCCGCGCCTTCGTGGTCAGCTACGGGGATCCCGAGATCCAGCGCGCCAAGGCTGCGGCCCTCGGGCTGGACCGCGAGCCGGCCATCGAGCGCATCTTCTACGCCGACCGCGACCAGATCGTCACCAAGGACACGGCCTTCCAGGAGATTGTGAGCATTACGGGAGCCGCGCCCGAGAACGTGCTGGTGGTCGGCGACCGCTGCTCCGGCGAGATACGCGCCGGCAACCTGCTCGGCATGCACACCGTGCGCATCCTGGGCGGCGAGTTCGCCAGGCTCAGCCCCAAGAGCAGGGAAGAGCGCCCCGGCTTCCAGATCAGCAAGATCAGCGAAGTCCTGGATCTCCCCTTCCGCTTCGGGGCGATCCCAACGAAGTAGCCCGCGCGCCCGCACGCAGGCCGCTTGCTCACTGCTTCTTGGCCGCCGGTTCCAGCTTCTTGATCTTCACCTCGGCGCTTTGCCGCACTAGGTCCTTGAATTCCTTGTTGCCCCTGTCTGCGGGCAGCAGCGCGAGGCATTTCTTCGCCGCTTCCAGCGCCTTATCGATCTGCCCGTCGTTGGCGTAGGCGTCGGACAGAGTGTCGTAGGTGTTGGCGGAGTTCGGATAGGCCTCGGTGTTCAGTTTGGCTAATTCGACCGCCTCCTTGGTCTCGATGGACTGTATGCGGGCATAGACCGCCAGGTTGAGCGCGCTCTCGGGGAAGAGGTAGGCCTGCGGGTCCTTTTTCCGCGCCCGGTGATAGATCTCGACGGCCTTCGCCGCTCCGCCCGGCGACCCCAGGGCCGCCCAGAAGTCGGCCGCTGCCGAATGCTTCACCCTGACCGGGGCGTTGGCGTCGGCCGGCGACTTGACCAGTGTGTCCGCGTACCACGCTACGATCGCCTTCGGAAGCTCCGGGTGGGGGACAAAGATCTCGGTCCCGTGCTTGCCCTCGGCGAAGCCCATGAACTGGTTGCGCGGGTTTCCCGATATCTCAGTGATCCACTTCATGGCGCGGGGCGCGTCGGAATCGTACTGGTCGTCGGCCGCGGCGGCGGCGAAGACCGGCAGCCAGGGATTCTGTTGCAGGAACCGGATACCGTCCGCATTGGTCGGTCCGGCCAGCAGCACCAGGGACTTCACTTCCGGATGCTTGCTCGCCAGCTGTACTGCATTCTGGACCCCGCAACTGCCGCCGGCGGCGCCCATGCGCGTCCTGTCCACGCCCGGCTGCGACAGCAGGTACGCATACGCGGTCTCAATGTCAGCCGGCCAATGTTGCCGCACTTCCGCCAGTTTTTGCTGGTCGGCATCCTTCGGCAGAGCGCCGCTCTCTCCAAATCCGCGGTAATCCAAGGCGAGAGCGTTGATGCCGGCCGCCGCGAGCTGCGGCGCCAGCGGCGCCCACGACTTGCGGTCGGTGTTGCACATATGCAACAGGATCACTCCCGGGCCGGGCTTGGCCGCGGCGTAGTAGGTGGCCCGCAGCTTGAAGCCGTCAGGCGCGGTGATGTCCACATCGCGCGCCGCCGGCGGATCGGAAGCAAGTGCCAGAAGCGGTGTCAGGAACAGGACTGCAAGCAGCGTGCGTCGGAGCAAGAGACACCTCCACAGGAGATTGGACGGCCTCGGCTCCCGGTGGTGAGCCGAGAGTGGCACATTATCGCGCCCGGCGCGGCGTTTGGCGAGTGAGGTCCGAACAGCCGCGCTTCCCCGCGATATACTGGATGAGGGATGGCTGCCAGCAACGCCAAGACGTTCTACCTCGAGACCTTCGGCTGCCAGATGAACTTCCACGACTCGGAGAAGGTCATCGGCACCCTGATGAGCCAGGGCTACCGCCAGGTCGAGGCCGAAGAAGAAGCCGACCTCATCCTCTACAACACCTGTTCCATCCGCGACAAGGCGGAGCAGAAGGTCTTCCACCGCTTGGCTGACTTCCGCTCGCTGCAGCAGCAGGGCAAGCGCTTCGGCGTGCTGGGCTGCGTGGCCCAGCAGGAAGGCGAGAAGATCTTCGCTCGAGCCCCCCACGTGTCGCTGGTCTGCGGCTCGGCCTCCTACCGCCACCTTCCCGAGATGCTGGTGGAGATCGAGGAAGGGAAGTCACGGGTCACCGGACTCGACGACCGCCAGACGGACGAGACCTTTGAGACCGAGTTCACCGCCCGCAGCAACCCGCACCGCGGATACATCACCATCATCGAAGGTTGCGACAAGTTCTGCGCCTACTGCGTGGTGCCTTTCACGCGCGGCAAGGAACGCAGCCGCACCTCGGAGTCGGTGCTGGCCGAGGCACGGCAGATGGCCGACCAGGGCTTCACCGAGATCCAGCTGCTCGGCCAGAACGTGAATTCCTATCGCGATCCGGCGGGGAAAAAGTCGTTTGCCGCTTTGCTGGCCGCGGTTGGGGAAGTCCCGGGCATCCGGCGGGTGCGCTTCACCACCTCACACCCGCGCGATTTCACGCCGGAGATCGTGCAGGCTATCGATAGCGTTCCCACACTGTGCGACCACGTGCACCTCCCGGTGCAAAGCGGGTCTTCTCGTGTCCTTCGGCTCATGGCACGGGAGTACACCCGGGAGGAGTACCTGGAGCGGATCGCCTGGATGCGCTCGGCCAAGCGGCCCATCAGCATCACGACTGACGTCATCGTCGGCTTCCCCGGGGAAACCGACGACGACTTCGAGCAGACCATCAGCTTGCTGCACCTGGTCGGTTACGACGGCGCTTTCACCTTCAAGTATTCGCCCCGTCCCAACACGCCGGCGCTCTCGATGGCCGACAGCATCCCCGAAGCGGAGAAGGCGCAGCGCCTGGCGATTTTGAACGACCGGCAGCGCGAGATCCAGAAGGAACGCTACCAGAAGCACCTGGGCGAGACCCTTGAAGTGATGGTTGAAGGTAAGAATGCCCGGGGCCAGGTGGTGGGGCGCACCTCGCAGAACAAGCCGCTGAATTTCACTCACCAGCAACTCATCGATCCGGCGGCGGGAGCCTACGTGCGGGTGCGCGTGACTCAAACTTTTCCCAACAGCCTTGTCGGCGAGATGTTAGGCTAGGCCCCATAGGAAGGCGCGATGGCCGAAGTCGAAATGAAAATCCGCGGGCTCATGATGGATCCCGTGACCAATATGCCCATCGTCATCCTGAAGGACGTCTCCGGGGACGCCGTGCTGCCCATCTGGGTGGGCATCTACGAGGCCAATGCCATCGCCCTGGAGATCGAGAAGGTCACGACCCCGCGCCCGATGACCCACGACCTGATCAAGAACCTGCTGACCGGGCTGGACGCGCGGGTGCACAAGATCGTGGTCAACGACCTGCGCGAGGACACGTTCTTCGCCGTCATCTGGATGGAGCAGAACGGCAAGGTCATCAGCGTGGATTCGCGGCCTTCCGACGCCCTCGCCTTGGCGCTGCGCCTCGATTGCCCCATCTTCGTGGAGGACCGGGTGCTCAAGACCTCGAAGCTCTCCAACGCGGTCTCCGACCGGGTGTCCAACGACGAGCTGCGCAAATGGCTGGAGAACCTGAACGACGAGGACTTAGGGCGATACAAAATGTAGTCGCAAGTCGCAGGTCTCAAAGTCGCAAGCCATGGACCCCGCGGAACAGCTCCGGCGCCTTTATCTGGCCGGTTTCAATCTAGAGACATTCGAACGATATCCCAACGCTGTGGGCGTCGTCCGCGACGGCGCCATCGCCTTGCTGGCGGTCACGGCTGCAGGGCTGAGCATGGTGGGAACACCAGGCTGGCGGATGGGCGAGGTGATGGGAGTGCTGGTGGAGAAGGACGGGCGCCAGGTCTTTCAGGCCAAGGGGGAGGTCCAGGAGGCCACCCCGGAGCGCCTGGAGACCCTAAGACAGTTCAGGGAAGAGCTGGAGGAATTGCTCAAACCTCAGGAATAAGGGCGCCGGAGCCGCGTGTTCGCTGGGC comes from the Terriglobales bacterium genome and includes:
- a CDS encoding HAD family hydrolase; translation: MTTRRRSSPTASRRPLIRVAIFDLDDTLYDCLQQRVRAAHRFAAEAMARAGVPASPQRIFRLRMKGYRIDPQLSHVDRFVCEQLGVKDIQGISRLAREAFFSCPVGKLRLFRGSRRVLRELHRCGVRAFVVSYGDPEIQRAKAAALGLDREPAIERIFYADRDQIVTKDTAFQEIVSITGAAPENVLVVGDRCSGEIRAGNLLGMHTVRILGGEFARLSPKSREERPGFQISKISEVLDLPFRFGAIPTK
- the miaB gene encoding tRNA (N6-isopentenyl adenosine(37)-C2)-methylthiotransferase MiaB; the protein is MAASNAKTFYLETFGCQMNFHDSEKVIGTLMSQGYRQVEAEEEADLILYNTCSIRDKAEQKVFHRLADFRSLQQQGKRFGVLGCVAQQEGEKIFARAPHVSLVCGSASYRHLPEMLVEIEEGKSRVTGLDDRQTDETFETEFTARSNPHRGYITIIEGCDKFCAYCVVPFTRGKERSRTSESVLAEARQMADQGFTEIQLLGQNVNSYRDPAGKKSFAALLAAVGEVPGIRRVRFTTSHPRDFTPEIVQAIDSVPTLCDHVHLPVQSGSSRVLRLMAREYTREEYLERIAWMRSAKRPISITTDVIVGFPGETDDDFEQTISLLHLVGYDGAFTFKYSPRPNTPALSMADSIPEAEKAQRLAILNDRQREIQKERYQKHLGETLEVMVEGKNARGQVVGRTSQNKPLNFTHQQLIDPAAGAYVRVRVTQTFPNSLVGEMLG
- a CDS encoding alpha/beta fold hydrolase translates to MLRRTLLAVLFLTPLLALASDPPAARDVDITAPDGFKLRATYYAAAKPGPGVILLHMCNTDRKSWAPLAPQLAAAGINALALDYRGFGESGALPKDADQQKLAEVRQHWPADIETAYAYLLSQPGVDRTRMGAAGGSCGVQNAVQLASKHPEVKSLVLLAGPTNADGIRFLQQNPWLPVFAAAAADDQYDSDAPRAMKWITEISGNPRNQFMGFAEGKHGTEIFVPHPELPKAIVAWYADTLVKSPADANAPVRVKHSAAADFWAALGSPGGAAKAVEIYHRARKKDPQAYLFPESALNLAVYARIQSIETKEAVELAKLNTEAYPNSANTYDTLSDAYANDGQIDKALEAAKKCLALLPADRGNKEFKDLVRQSAEVKIKKLEPAAKKQ
- a CDS encoding bifunctional nuclease family protein, producing the protein MAEVEMKIRGLMMDPVTNMPIVILKDVSGDAVLPIWVGIYEANAIALEIEKVTTPRPMTHDLIKNLLTGLDARVHKIVVNDLREDTFFAVIWMEQNGKVISVDSRPSDALALALRLDCPIFVEDRVLKTSKLSNAVSDRVSNDELRKWLENLNDEDLGRYKM